A single region of the Fusarium keratoplasticum isolate Fu6.1 chromosome 7, whole genome shotgun sequence genome encodes:
- a CDS encoding putative endo-xylogalacturonan hydrolase A, translating to MAPKSFLLVSVAIACLFSLATAEPIPVIPDRVQLQPRGTTCTPQTGGSPSVDDVPAIQSAINACPSGTIVIPSGQTYHINSQLSFSGCSGCTLQLNGELSVSTDFTYWDGKGQIIHIQNINGATITGSGTINGNGQASWDHIITTPSYKRPYLIRVDGSTNIKMSGITIKAAPSFHVVTGGNSKNIHYSDLTLYSVSTSANVAHNTDGFDIGPASFVTVENTKVTNDDDCVVLKPGASYVTTTGVTCVGSHGLSVGSLAGSSGSNDIVTNSIFKNCTMSGGMKAAGIKYYPGGSTHGTGSVSNVTWEDIICDSCTYAIQISTCYSSTAADCSTNPSTGKISDVVFSGFSGTTSGHYKDVVADMDCSVAGTCGIQIQDFTVKAPSGANKVLCANTPANLGVTCTSGASG from the exons ATGGCGCCCAAGTCTTTTCTTCTCGTGTCGGTTGCTATTGCATGCCTCTTCAGTCTTGCAACCGCTGAGCCCATCCCCGTCATCCCGGACCGCGTCCAGCTGCAACCTCGAGGGACAACTTGCACACCTCAGACGGGTGGCTCTCCCTCTGTGGATGACGTCCCAGCAATTCAGTCCGCTATCAACGCCTGCCCTAGTGGtaccatcgtcatccccaGCGGACAGACATATCATATCAACAGCCAGCTCTCCTTTTCAGGCTGCAGCGGATGCACTCTCCAGCTCAACGGAGAGCTCTCTGTATCCACTGACTTCACCTACTGGGACGGCAAGGGACAGATCATCCACATACAGAACATCAATGGTGCAACCATCACCGGTTCTGGGACCATCAACGGCAATGGTCAGGCAAGCT GGGATCACATCATCACAACCCCCTCCTACAAGCGTCCCTACTTGATCCGCGTAGATGGTTCCACAAACATCAAAATGAGCGGCATCACTATCAAGGCTGCGCCCAGTTTCCATGTTGTCACCGGTGGCAACTCAAAAAACATTCACTATTCCGACTTGACACTCTACTCTGTGAGCACCTCGGCCAATGTCGCCCATAACACAGATGGCTTTGACATTGGCCCAGCCTCGTTCGTGACAGTTGAGAACACCAAAGTCACCAATGACGATGACTGTGTCGTTCTCAAGCCTGGCGCCAGCTATGTAACCACTACTGGTGTAACCTGTGTTGGTTCTCACGGCCTCTCAGTTGGCAGCCTGGCTGGAAGCTCAGGCTCGAACGATATAGTGACAAACAGCATCTTCAAGAACTGCACTATGAGTGGTGGTATGAAGGCAGCGGGTATCAAGTACTATCCAGGTGGCTCAACCCATGGCACTGGGAGCGTCTCCAATGTCACTTGGGAGGATATCATCTGTGACTCATGCACCTACGCCATTCAGATCTCAACCTGCTATTCTTCCACGGCAGCTGATTGCTCAACTAATCCATCGACGGGCAAGATTAGCGACGTGGTCTTCTCCGGATTTTCTGGCACCACTTCTGGACACTACAAGGATGTTGTGGCTGACATGGACTGTTCTGTAGCTGGCACATGTGGGATCCAGATACAGGACTTCACTGTCAAAGCGCCTAGCGGAGCGAACAAAGTTCTCTGTGCTAATACTCCTGCCAATCTGGGTGTCACCTGCACTTCGGGTGCTTCGGGATAA